The following coding sequences lie in one Heyndrickxia oleronia genomic window:
- a CDS encoding DeoR family transcriptional regulator translates to MLPIERQREIKLLIQMKKTLKISELSEQFNVSEMTIYRDIKPLVEEGLVTKTFGGISLIEKKESSLPDHSHCVFCHKPNNQKMAYRLILANDKIETACCAHCGLLRHRQLGDEVLQAICHDFFTNTTISALLTWYVLDTCLNISCCQPHIITFENRDHAEKFVKGFGGNIYGFQEAMEVVAKKMNGDTGCHNQ, encoded by the coding sequence TTGTTACCAATCGAAAGACAAAGAGAAATAAAATTACTTATCCAAATGAAAAAAACATTGAAGATTAGTGAACTTAGCGAACAATTTAATGTATCAGAAATGACGATATATCGGGATATTAAACCATTAGTTGAAGAAGGGTTAGTGACGAAAACATTTGGTGGAATTTCCTTAATTGAAAAGAAAGAGTCTAGTTTACCAGATCATAGCCATTGTGTTTTTTGCCACAAACCAAATAATCAGAAAATGGCGTATCGCTTAATTCTTGCCAATGACAAAATCGAAACAGCTTGCTGTGCACATTGTGGTTTATTACGACATCGTCAATTGGGAGATGAAGTACTACAAGCAATTTGTCATGATTTTTTCACCAATACAACAATTAGTGCACTTCTAACATGGTATGTTTTGGATACATGCTTGAATATTTCCTGCTGCCAGCCGCACATTATTACTTTTGAAAATCGAGACCATGCTGAAAAATTTGTAAAAGGTTTTGGTGGGAATATTTATGGATTTCAAGAGGCAATGGAAGTGGTAGCAAAAAAAATGAATGGTGATACTGGATGTCACAATCAATAA
- a CDS encoding alanine/glycine:cation symporter family protein, which produces MERVSQMLDHINDYVWGIPTLILLVGTGILLTVRLKGLQFSKLFHALRLAFGRSEDQSTTGDISHFQALMTSMAATIGMGNIAGVATAITIGGPGAVFWMWVTALFGMATKYSEAILAVKYRIIGSNGEYSGGPMYYLEKGLKQKWLAILFAIFGATASFGIGNLVQSNSVAEAMRINFSVSPLISGIVMAIFIAIVILGGVKAIGKVTGYFVPIKAFVYIIAGLIIIIYHLDQVPKAFSLIFSGAFNGTAAAGGFVGATIASAIQMGVARGVFANEAGLGSAPIAAAAAKTDIPAKQALVSMTGTFLDTFIVCTITSLVLITTGAWESGKTGVEATTLAFQSVFGQAGSMVLGIAIILFAYSTILGWSYYGEKCIEYLFGRQAIRYYRYIFIMMIAVGANLKLGIVWTFSDIANGLMAIPNLIGLVGLSSVVVMETKQLIK; this is translated from the coding sequence ATGGAAAGAGTAAGTCAAATGTTAGATCACATCAATGATTATGTATGGGGAATTCCAACATTAATCCTGCTTGTAGGTACAGGAATTCTTCTTACTGTACGTCTGAAAGGCTTACAGTTTAGTAAATTATTTCATGCTCTTCGATTGGCTTTTGGTCGATCTGAGGATCAGTCCACGACAGGAGATATTAGTCATTTTCAAGCACTTATGACATCGATGGCAGCAACGATTGGTATGGGCAACATTGCCGGTGTGGCAACGGCCATAACAATTGGTGGTCCAGGTGCAGTTTTTTGGATGTGGGTCACAGCGCTTTTTGGCATGGCTACCAAATATTCAGAGGCCATTCTAGCTGTAAAATATCGTATCATTGGTTCAAATGGCGAATATTCAGGAGGCCCCATGTATTATTTAGAAAAAGGGCTTAAGCAAAAATGGTTAGCGATTTTGTTTGCTATTTTTGGTGCCACCGCCTCTTTTGGGATAGGAAATTTAGTACAATCTAATTCCGTAGCTGAGGCAATGAGAATTAATTTTTCAGTCTCACCCTTAATTAGTGGTATAGTAATGGCTATATTTATTGCTATTGTTATCCTAGGAGGAGTAAAAGCGATAGGCAAGGTGACAGGCTATTTTGTTCCCATAAAAGCCTTTGTATATATTATAGCAGGTTTAATTATTATCATTTATCATCTGGATCAAGTTCCAAAGGCGTTTTCGCTAATCTTTTCTGGTGCGTTTAATGGAACGGCTGCTGCTGGTGGCTTTGTTGGAGCAACCATTGCTTCAGCAATTCAAATGGGGGTGGCAAGAGGAGTATTCGCCAATGAAGCGGGATTAGGAAGTGCACCGATTGCTGCAGCAGCAGCTAAAACAGATATTCCGGCAAAACAAGCCCTAGTTTCAATGACGGGAACCTTTTTAGATACATTCATTGTTTGTACCATTACAAGCCTTGTGTTAATTACAACAGGTGCATGGGAGTCAGGAAAGACAGGAGTCGAAGCAACTACTTTAGCTTTTCAATCAGTATTTGGACAAGCGGGAAGTATGGTACTTGGAATAGCTATTATTTTATTTGCCTATTCTACCATCTTAGGCTGGTCTTACTATGGCGAAAAATGTATCGAGTATTTATTTGGTCGTCAAGCGATTCGTTATTATCGTTATATATTTATCATGATGATAGCAGTTGGAGCAAATTTAAAACTTGGAATTGTATGGACATTCTCTGATATAGCTAATGGCCTCATGGCAATTCCGAATTTAATCGGATTAGTTGGATTAAGCAGTGTGGTTGTTATGGAGACCAAGCAATTGATAAAATAA
- a CDS encoding YjdF family protein, translated as MKLTIYYDGQFYVGLVETVSNHHLKAYRYIFGNDPKDHEVLDFIYQDLPRLIANQQQKGIPVEKKSLKKINPKRLQRMVSKELKQLGTSTKAQDAIKEEYTHRKKEKIIRNKQFKEEQKELKRKLKIQKKKNKHKGR; from the coding sequence ATGAAGTTAACCATATACTATGATGGTCAATTTTATGTAGGACTTGTTGAAACTGTATCGAATCATCATTTAAAAGCCTATCGTTATATTTTTGGAAATGATCCTAAAGATCATGAGGTATTAGACTTTATTTATCAAGACTTACCTCGGTTAATTGCAAACCAGCAACAAAAAGGAATACCGGTTGAAAAAAAATCTTTAAAGAAAATTAATCCAAAGAGACTTCAAAGGATGGTATCAAAAGAATTAAAGCAACTAGGTACTTCAACAAAGGCACAGGATGCTATAAAAGAAGAGTACACACATCGTAAAAAAGAAAAAATAATAAGAAACAAACAATTTAAAGAGGAACAAAAGGAATTAAAAAGAAAGTTAAAAATTCAAAAGAAGAAAAATAAACACAAAGGTAGATAA